In a genomic window of Occallatibacter riparius:
- a CDS encoding DUF3857 domain-containing protein has product MSANCVALKAQQADAPSPAAHFTRAAKDLFTAASAVPGDGANIAILEDDDSYTFDEQGRMTHVGYTVYKVLTEKGAEAWDSISIGWEPWHEARPEIKVRVITPDFAEHALDPKNLNETPAREGDYKIYSDGKRLHAPFPAISAGVVVEEEYVERETQPLFAAGRTGWTTFGREDIPVEHSRLEFDAPASLPLRTATLLMNQKPQRIEANGRVKLIYDVPRLEGVPDGDSSLPSDVARFPQVSYSTGASWQAMATEYSKLVDSRAEAAAVQSLVDGLIAGKKTAAEKEAALLDYLDRQVRYTGIEFGGAAIIPHEPAETLGKKYGDCKDKATLLVTMLRAAGIPAYVALLNAGSRMDVPAELPGMGLFDHAIVYVPEIAAANGQPALPAVWIDATDRYARLGQLPIADQGRMSLIARPETTALAQIPLASSKENTLLEYRTITLSENGPATVVEKTQPKGVYESRYRSYYADKPDKDTRDNLTSYVKAQYVSDSLTTVERSDPADLANQFELTVACEKAKRGYTSLTGADAAIRYEALFFRLPEELTTKKDDDKDKKDATSSRTSDWQLIEPYVVDLSYRVVPPAGFIPKELPKSSTITMGPATLSQTFSTDENGTVLAHLVFDTGKRRYTVAEGNELRNKVSDLTSGPPIMLSFEPKGERLLREGKVREALASYRALVALHPNEAVHHLQVANVLLDAGMGGAAREEARLAVKLEPTSALAQKTLAQILKHDLVGRNMRPGSDLAGAVTAFRAAAKLDPDDNSTLGDLAILLEYDPVGRRYSMQAPLKDAIAEYKTIGQDKLNQLDLSNNLAYAEFYAGDYAAACKTAETLNPEPKALIAACVAVQQGAKAGMAEVNKRANDDSSFKDTAHTAGEMLMNVRQYPLAADFLQAGAAGDNAAQAMGLASLLRDAHHHEDLKFDNTPQDLVKRFFLLSMDPNLTMAKLEALSSKSALAVVAKEDPEEIKKALESGRQLNSQLAREGSFLDVTLDILAQAFDPKVEGDDAMGYRLKVQIPGGSNMTFFVVKEDGQYKLLDSSQEPNNIGWELLERIQAGDLRSSKVLLDWLREDMHLEGGDDPLGGPVFPRFWTRGAAPDANRMKLAAASLLVSSRSTAERGIGILEPALKVATTEREKQNIEIALSAGYSLKQNFAAQLTEAKALLDQVPESRMAYLNNVEALLGLQRYDDAMKLADDRLKLLENDPDALRSKTQIETARGNYAAARVWLQKLSDLGREDAEVLNENAWLALYTGKIDDKDIAAGIKATQLSKDNPHILHTLACLYAEAGKTKEARDLLLRSMDELNLDEPNDDYWYALGRIAEQYGERDVAIADYRKLEKPKEVLSIPTSSYELAQIRLKAMNAGTQAGTTSAQAANGKMR; this is encoded by the coding sequence GTGTCTGCGAATTGTGTGGCGCTGAAGGCGCAGCAGGCAGACGCTCCCTCCCCTGCGGCCCATTTCACACGCGCGGCGAAGGATCTCTTTACGGCTGCGAGCGCGGTTCCGGGGGACGGCGCGAATATTGCGATCCTCGAGGACGATGACTCGTACACGTTTGACGAGCAGGGGCGCATGACGCACGTGGGCTACACGGTCTACAAGGTGCTGACGGAGAAGGGCGCCGAGGCGTGGGACTCGATCTCGATTGGCTGGGAGCCGTGGCATGAGGCTCGGCCCGAGATCAAGGTGCGGGTGATTACGCCGGATTTCGCGGAGCATGCGCTGGACCCGAAGAATCTGAATGAGACTCCCGCGCGCGAGGGTGACTACAAGATTTACTCGGATGGCAAGCGGCTGCACGCGCCGTTCCCGGCGATTTCGGCGGGTGTTGTGGTGGAGGAGGAGTACGTCGAGCGCGAGACGCAACCATTGTTTGCGGCGGGGCGCACGGGATGGACGACCTTCGGGCGCGAGGATATTCCGGTGGAGCACAGCCGGCTTGAGTTCGACGCGCCAGCGAGCCTGCCGTTGCGGACAGCGACGCTGTTGATGAACCAGAAGCCGCAGCGCATTGAAGCCAACGGACGCGTGAAGCTGATCTACGACGTGCCGCGGCTGGAAGGCGTTCCGGATGGTGATTCGAGTCTGCCGTCGGATGTGGCGCGATTCCCGCAGGTGAGTTACTCGACGGGCGCTTCATGGCAGGCGATGGCGACAGAGTATTCGAAGCTTGTGGACAGCCGTGCAGAGGCTGCGGCGGTGCAGAGCCTGGTGGATGGGCTGATCGCGGGCAAGAAGACGGCGGCTGAAAAGGAAGCGGCGCTGCTGGACTATCTGGATCGGCAGGTGCGGTATACGGGGATCGAGTTTGGCGGAGCGGCGATTATTCCGCATGAGCCGGCGGAGACGCTGGGCAAGAAGTACGGCGATTGCAAGGACAAGGCGACGCTGCTGGTGACGATGCTGCGTGCGGCGGGGATTCCGGCGTATGTGGCGCTGTTGAATGCGGGCTCGCGGATGGATGTTCCGGCGGAGCTGCCGGGCATGGGGCTGTTCGATCACGCGATTGTGTATGTGCCGGAGATTGCGGCGGCGAATGGCCAGCCCGCGTTGCCTGCGGTGTGGATTGACGCGACCGATCGCTATGCGCGCCTGGGGCAGTTGCCGATTGCGGACCAGGGAAGGATGAGCCTGATTGCGCGGCCGGAGACGACGGCGCTGGCGCAGATTCCGCTGGCGAGCTCGAAGGAGAACACGCTGCTGGAGTATCGCACCATCACGCTGAGCGAGAACGGGCCGGCGACGGTGGTGGAGAAGACGCAGCCGAAGGGCGTATATGAATCGCGCTATCGCTCTTACTATGCGGACAAACCGGACAAGGATACCCGCGACAATCTGACGAGCTACGTGAAGGCGCAATATGTCAGCGACAGCCTGACCACGGTGGAGCGTAGCGATCCCGCGGACCTGGCGAACCAGTTCGAGCTGACGGTGGCTTGCGAGAAGGCGAAGAGGGGATATACGTCGCTGACCGGTGCGGACGCGGCGATTCGCTATGAGGCGCTGTTCTTCCGGCTGCCGGAAGAGCTGACCACGAAGAAGGACGACGATAAGGATAAGAAGGATGCGACGTCTTCGCGTACCTCGGACTGGCAGCTGATCGAGCCGTACGTGGTGGACCTGAGCTATCGCGTCGTTCCGCCGGCGGGTTTTATTCCCAAGGAATTGCCGAAGAGCTCGACGATCACGATGGGTCCGGCGACGCTGAGCCAGACGTTTTCGACGGACGAGAATGGCACGGTGCTGGCGCATCTGGTCTTCGATACAGGGAAGCGGCGCTACACGGTGGCCGAAGGGAACGAGTTACGTAACAAGGTATCGGACCTGACCTCGGGGCCGCCGATCATGCTGTCGTTTGAGCCGAAGGGGGAGCGGCTGCTGCGCGAGGGCAAGGTGCGCGAGGCGCTGGCGAGCTATCGTGCGCTAGTGGCGCTCCATCCGAATGAGGCTGTGCATCATCTGCAGGTTGCAAACGTGCTGCTCGATGCGGGTATGGGCGGCGCGGCGCGCGAGGAAGCGCGGCTGGCGGTGAAGCTGGAGCCCACGTCGGCGCTGGCGCAGAAGACGCTGGCACAGATTCTGAAGCATGACCTTGTAGGGCGCAACATGCGGCCGGGCAGCGATCTTGCCGGTGCTGTGACGGCGTTTCGCGCAGCGGCGAAGCTAGATCCAGATGACAACTCGACACTGGGCGATTTGGCGATCCTGCTCGAATACGATCCGGTAGGTCGGCGCTACAGCATGCAGGCTCCGCTCAAGGATGCGATTGCGGAGTACAAGACGATTGGGCAGGACAAGCTGAATCAGCTCGATCTGTCGAACAATCTGGCGTATGCGGAGTTCTACGCCGGCGATTATGCGGCCGCTTGCAAGACGGCGGAGACACTGAACCCAGAGCCGAAGGCGCTGATCGCGGCGTGCGTTGCCGTGCAGCAGGGGGCCAAGGCCGGCATGGCCGAAGTGAACAAGCGCGCCAACGATGACAGTAGCTTCAAGGATACGGCGCACACCGCCGGCGAGATGCTGATGAACGTGCGGCAGTATCCGCTGGCTGCGGATTTTCTGCAAGCGGGTGCGGCAGGCGATAACGCGGCACAGGCGATGGGATTGGCGTCGCTGCTGCGCGATGCGCACCACCATGAGGATCTGAAGTTCGATAACACTCCGCAGGACCTGGTGAAGCGATTCTTCCTGTTGTCGATGGATCCGAATTTGACCATGGCCAAGCTCGAGGCGCTTTCGTCAAAGAGCGCGCTGGCGGTGGTGGCGAAGGAGGATCCGGAGGAGATCAAGAAGGCGCTGGAATCGGGGCGGCAGTTGAACTCGCAGCTGGCGCGCGAGGGATCGTTCCTGGACGTGACGCTCGACATTTTGGCGCAGGCGTTCGATCCGAAGGTTGAAGGCGACGATGCGATGGGGTATCGGCTGAAGGTGCAGATTCCGGGCGGCAGCAACATGACGTTCTTCGTGGTGAAGGAGGACGGGCAGTACAAGCTGCTGGACAGCTCGCAGGAGCCGAACAATATCGGATGGGAGCTGCTGGAGCGCATTCAGGCGGGCGATTTGCGCAGCTCGAAGGTGCTGCTGGACTGGCTGCGCGAAGATATGCATCTGGAAGGCGGCGATGATCCGCTGGGCGGGCCTGTGTTTCCGCGTTTCTGGACTCGGGGAGCCGCGCCCGACGCAAACCGGATGAAGCTGGCCGCCGCATCGCTGCTGGTGTCGTCGCGGTCGACGGCGGAGCGCGGGATTGGGATTCTGGAGCCTGCGTTGAAGGTGGCGACCACCGAGCGCGAGAAGCAGAATATCGAAATTGCGCTGAGTGCGGGCTACTCGCTGAAGCAGAATTTTGCGGCGCAGTTGACGGAGGCGAAGGCGCTGCTGGACCAGGTGCCGGAGTCGCGGATGGCGTATCTCAATAACGTTGAGGCTCTGCTTGGGTTGCAGCGCTACGACGACGCGATGAAGCTGGCGGACGATCGGTTGAAGCTGCTGGAGAACGATCCGGATGCGCTGCGCTCGAAGACGCAGATCGAGACGGCCCGAGGTAACTACGCGGCTGCGCGCGTGTGGCTGCAGAAGCTGAGCGACCTCGGGCGCGAGGATGCCGAGGTGCTGAACGAGAACGCATGGCTGGCGCTCTACACCGGCAAGATCGACGATAAGGACATTGCGGCGGGGATCAAGGCGACGCAGCTCTCCAAGGACAATCCGCACATTCTGCACACGCTGGCGTGTCTCTACGCCGAGGCAGGGAAGACCAAGGAAGCGCGGGACCTGCTGTTGCGGTCGATGGACGAGCTGAATCTGGACGAACCCAATGATGACTACTGGTATGCGCTCGGGCGGATCGCTGAACAGTATGGCGAACGCGACGTGGCGATCGCGGACTATCGCAAGCTGGAGAAGCCGAAGGAAGTGCTGTCGATTCCGACGTCGAGCTACGAACTGGCGCAGATCCGGTTGAAGGCGATGAACGCCGGGACTCAGGCCGGGACGACGTCGGCACAGGCAGCGAACGGCAAGATGCGGTGA
- the rplS gene encoding 50S ribosomal protein L19, translating into MSIHPVMQRLADKLKRTDLPEFVPGDQVRVQVRIKEGEKERLQAFEGLVIAINKGPQGTFTVRKMSFGQGVERIFPFNSKVVDKVEKIRSFKVRRAKLFYIRGLRGKAARLKEVERQVAAKA; encoded by the coding sequence ATGTCTATTCATCCCGTTATGCAGCGCCTCGCCGATAAGCTGAAGCGCACCGATCTCCCCGAGTTCGTTCCCGGCGACCAGGTTCGCGTCCAGGTCAGGATCAAGGAAGGCGAGAAGGAACGCCTGCAGGCGTTTGAGGGTCTGGTCATCGCCATCAACAAGGGACCCCAGGGAACCTTTACCGTCCGCAAAATGAGCTTCGGCCAGGGCGTGGAGCGTATCTTCCCCTTCAACTCGAAGGTAGTCGACAAGGTCGAAAAGATCCGCAGCTTCAAGGTCCGCCGCGCCAAGCTCTTCTACATCCGCGGACTCCGCGGCAAGGCTGCCCGTCTCAAGGAAGTCGAGCGCCAGGTGGCCGCCAAGGCCTAA
- a CDS encoding PAS domain-containing sensor histidine kinase, with protein MPPMHNSAARRERRVTEYLPNNPHLHLGALVNSSDDAIISKNLDGIILSWNPAAERLFGYSAEEIIGKSILTLIPPERHHEEEMILDKLRAGGRLEHFETVRMRKGGERFPISVTISPIRDDSGKVIAASKIARDISERKRMEESRFRLAAIVDSADDAIISKDLNGIVQTWNRGAQKIFGYTADEMIGQPILRLFPDELKYEEDEILRKLRAGQRIDHYETVRKRKNGEPVEISVTISPICDETGTVIAASKIARDISDKKRMERLLLQSEKLAATGRMAAAVAHEINNPLESLINLIFLARQNSAPDSKASKLLATAEEEMERLSHIARQTLGYYKDTGSPTNVYLHELIENLLTVYNAKMMSAGIALDTRFNDMQKITVSKGEMLQVFSNVIANAIDAMREGGVLKISTRSLRSASKDGIQVVIQDNGQGIEQENLPKVFEPFFTTKGNVGTGIGLWVTKELLERRGGQISIASSRAPGDSGTTVTIFIPFAMPKSIDEMEKDANPVEV; from the coding sequence ATGCCGCCCATGCACAATTCCGCCGCGCGCCGGGAGCGGCGGGTTACGGAATATTTGCCGAATAATCCGCACCTTCATTTGGGGGCGTTGGTCAACTCCTCCGATGACGCAATCATCAGCAAGAATCTGGATGGAATCATCCTGAGCTGGAACCCGGCGGCTGAGCGGCTGTTCGGCTATTCGGCGGAGGAGATTATCGGGAAGTCGATCCTGACGCTGATTCCGCCGGAGCGGCATCACGAAGAGGAGATGATCCTCGACAAGCTGCGGGCGGGCGGGCGCCTCGAGCATTTCGAGACGGTGCGGATGCGCAAAGGTGGGGAGCGATTTCCGATTTCTGTTACGATCTCGCCGATTCGTGATGATAGCGGTAAGGTGATCGCGGCATCGAAGATTGCGCGCGACATCAGCGAGCGCAAGCGGATGGAAGAGAGCCGGTTCCGGCTGGCGGCGATTGTGGACTCCGCGGATGACGCGATTATCAGCAAGGACCTGAACGGTATCGTCCAGACCTGGAACCGAGGTGCGCAGAAGATCTTCGGATACACGGCTGATGAGATGATCGGGCAGCCGATTCTGCGGCTGTTTCCCGACGAACTGAAGTATGAGGAGGACGAGATACTCCGCAAGCTTCGCGCCGGCCAGCGCATCGACCACTACGAGACCGTGAGGAAGAGGAAGAACGGGGAGCCGGTAGAAATATCGGTGACAATCTCGCCGATTTGCGATGAGACGGGGACGGTGATCGCCGCATCGAAGATTGCCCGGGACATCTCGGACAAGAAGCGCATGGAGCGGCTGCTGCTGCAGTCAGAGAAGCTGGCTGCGACCGGCAGGATGGCAGCGGCGGTGGCGCACGAGATCAATAATCCGCTGGAGTCGCTGATCAACCTGATTTTCCTTGCGCGCCAGAACAGCGCGCCGGACAGCAAGGCTTCAAAGCTTCTTGCGACCGCGGAGGAGGAGATGGAACGGCTCTCCCACATCGCGCGGCAAACGCTGGGCTATTACAAGGACACGGGCTCGCCGACCAACGTGTACCTGCATGAACTGATCGAGAACCTCTTGACGGTTTACAACGCGAAGATGATGTCCGCGGGCATAGCGCTGGACACGCGATTCAACGACATGCAGAAGATCACAGTGAGCAAAGGGGAGATGCTGCAGGTCTTTTCGAACGTGATTGCCAATGCGATTGATGCGATGCGAGAGGGTGGGGTGCTAAAGATTTCGACGCGCAGTTTGCGGAGCGCGTCGAAAGACGGGATCCAGGTGGTGATCCAGGATAACGGCCAGGGAATTGAGCAGGAGAACCTTCCGAAGGTATTCGAGCCATTCTTCACAACCAAGGGTAATGTCGGGACGGGAATCGGGCTGTGGGTGACGAAGGAGTTGCTGGAACGACGAGGCGGCCAGATCTCGATAGCGAGCAGCAGGGCCCCAGGCGACTCGGGGACGACGGTCACGATTTTTATACCGTTCGCCATGCCCAAGAGTATCGACGAGATGGAGAAAGACGCCAATCCGGTTGAGGTTTGA
- a CDS encoding response regulator yields MKVLVVDDQPLIADTLAEILENAGFEALSAHDGWEALALAERLRPHWVISDVLMPRMNGVELAITVQQKYPRTAVLLFSGQAGISDVLEEGKQRGYEFELIAKPIHPLKLIQRLKQM; encoded by the coding sequence ATGAAGGTGCTGGTAGTTGACGATCAGCCACTGATCGCCGACACGCTGGCGGAGATTCTGGAAAATGCCGGTTTCGAAGCGTTATCGGCGCATGATGGCTGGGAGGCGCTGGCTCTGGCTGAGCGCCTCCGGCCTCATTGGGTGATTTCGGATGTGCTGATGCCGCGGATGAACGGCGTGGAACTGGCGATCACGGTGCAGCAGAAGTATCCGCGGACTGCCGTACTGCTGTTTTCGGGGCAGGCGGGTATCTCCGATGTTCTGGAGGAAGGCAAGCAGCGCGGTTACGAATTCGAGCTGATTGCGAAGCCGATTCACCCACTGAAGCTGATCCAGCGGCTGAAGCAGATGTGA
- a CDS encoding multicopper oxidase family protein, translated as MTRKILVVAALLCLLSSCSDSTKSNESQTPFPDPPVFTSRNGVLELVMVAEPTPATLGSFQPTAWVFAVCKTSDAEPDNCPADSRTAAPYGGVRLQLTAGDHLRIKLINHLPPAPDDAENAHGDDPMMNEMLAANPVNLHTHGLIVEPRKADASDPTYGDYVYVLGYPAGKLPSMVMPDETATDKPIQYDIYIPKDHPSGFFWFHPHVHGLGVNQVTEGLSGTISIGSVSDYLSLPNAQASSLPVHYIVLKDMQVLAKGDAQDQLDADFCQPDPVAGETRNGSCDGADFSHSPDPGPNYTGGKWFFTVNGKQYPELSVPESTGEIWRFLNSGASRSYDLVMEDDTTHNPVQFQVVSLDGVALAPPPGSSSNQIRALTGGKVDAVPCAASNSGSAAPVCATHLVMLPSSRAEIWIAPPSSKSSTATLRTRTYTTGDDGDSWPSANLAHITFAKGSSTSSARAAAPASLPGSVAVRRVAAHMLSASGLLGAPVAAAFTGIGAAVPLHQAQLIASGKAAAGARPLTAAQIGSAQTRLADLAKPVPSIASPDCSALPAGHRRRIYFGVPSSNPDGFGLGYEEVDAGGNPVPGTFQDIAAFDADKINVCLPLASGNTPVTEEWELVNVAGETHNFHLHQTRFTVETNNAPQGDGGVLMDNVPLPTGGANCDGSVATWRSGACKVGTIRVKIPFAEVGDFVYHCHIGEHQDGGMMAHIRVIANQ; from the coding sequence TTGACACGAAAGATCCTGGTGGTTGCAGCCCTGCTGTGCCTGCTTTCCAGTTGCAGCGACAGCACAAAGTCCAACGAATCACAAACTCCCTTCCCTGATCCGCCCGTATTTACAAGCAGAAACGGCGTGCTCGAACTCGTCATGGTCGCCGAGCCAACTCCCGCCACACTCGGCTCATTCCAGCCCACCGCCTGGGTGTTCGCCGTCTGCAAAACCTCGGATGCCGAGCCCGACAACTGTCCCGCCGATTCGCGAACCGCCGCGCCCTACGGCGGCGTCCGCCTTCAGCTCACCGCCGGCGACCACCTCCGCATCAAGCTCATCAATCACCTGCCGCCCGCGCCAGACGACGCCGAGAACGCCCACGGCGACGACCCCATGATGAACGAGATGCTGGCCGCCAATCCCGTCAATCTCCACACCCACGGGCTCATCGTCGAACCCCGCAAAGCGGACGCCTCTGACCCCACCTACGGCGACTACGTTTACGTCCTCGGCTACCCCGCGGGCAAGCTCCCCTCCATGGTCATGCCCGACGAGACCGCCACCGACAAGCCCATCCAGTACGACATCTACATCCCCAAAGATCACCCCTCCGGCTTCTTCTGGTTCCATCCCCACGTCCACGGCCTCGGCGTAAACCAGGTCACCGAAGGCCTCTCCGGCACCATCAGCATCGGCTCAGTCAGCGACTACCTGTCGCTGCCCAACGCCCAAGCCTCCAGCCTCCCCGTGCACTACATCGTCCTCAAAGACATGCAGGTACTCGCCAAGGGCGATGCCCAGGATCAGCTCGATGCCGATTTCTGCCAGCCCGATCCCGTTGCCGGCGAGACCCGGAACGGCTCCTGCGACGGCGCCGATTTCTCCCACAGCCCCGATCCCGGTCCCAACTACACCGGCGGCAAATGGTTCTTCACTGTCAACGGCAAGCAGTACCCTGAGCTCTCCGTCCCCGAATCCACCGGCGAAATCTGGCGTTTCCTCAACTCCGGCGCCAGCCGCTCGTACGACCTCGTCATGGAAGACGACACCACCCACAACCCCGTCCAGTTTCAGGTCGTCTCGCTTGACGGCGTAGCCCTCGCGCCCCCTCCCGGCTCCAGCTCTAACCAGATACGCGCCCTGACCGGCGGCAAAGTCGACGCTGTCCCCTGCGCGGCCTCCAATTCAGGATCGGCCGCCCCCGTCTGCGCCACGCACCTCGTCATGTTGCCCAGTTCGCGCGCTGAAATTTGGATCGCGCCGCCCTCATCGAAGTCCTCCACCGCCACGCTGCGCACCCGCACCTACACCACCGGCGATGACGGCGACTCCTGGCCCTCCGCCAACCTCGCCCACATCACGTTTGCGAAAGGCAGCAGCACATCCTCGGCGCGCGCCGCAGCACCCGCAAGCCTGCCCGGAAGCGTAGCCGTCCGCCGCGTCGCAGCGCACATGCTCTCCGCCTCCGGCCTTCTCGGTGCTCCCGTCGCAGCAGCATTCACCGGTATCGGCGCCGCTGTGCCGCTCCATCAGGCGCAACTCATCGCATCCGGCAAAGCGGCTGCGGGAGCCCGCCCCCTCACCGCAGCCCAGATCGGCTCCGCCCAAACGCGTCTGGCGGACCTCGCCAAACCCGTCCCCTCTATCGCCTCACCCGACTGCAGCGCTCTCCCCGCTGGCCACCGCCGCCGCATCTATTTCGGCGTTCCCAGCAGCAATCCTGACGGCTTCGGTCTCGGCTATGAAGAAGTCGATGCCGGCGGCAATCCCGTCCCCGGCACATTCCAGGACATCGCCGCCTTCGATGCCGACAAGATCAACGTCTGCCTCCCGCTCGCATCCGGCAACACGCCCGTCACCGAGGAGTGGGAGCTGGTCAACGTCGCCGGCGAAACCCACAACTTCCACCTGCACCAGACCCGCTTCACCGTCGAAACCAACAACGCCCCGCAAGGGGACGGCGGGGTACTGATGGACAACGTACCGCTCCCCACCGGTGGCGCCAACTGCGATGGCTCCGTAGCAACCTGGCGCTCAGGCGCCTGCAAGGTCGGCACCATCCGCGTGAAGATCCCCTTCGCCGAGGTGGGCGACTTCGTCTACCACTGCCACATCGGCGAGCACCAGGACGGCGGCATGATGGCCCACATCCGAGTCATCGCCAACCAATAA